In Uranotaenia lowii strain MFRU-FL unplaced genomic scaffold, ASM2978415v1 HiC_scaffold_554, whole genome shotgun sequence, the sequence TCAGGTGCGAGCTGCTGCTGTGCTTGGATGGCAAGATTCTCCACAGGATAGGTCGTTTCCCGACCGGCTACTGTAGGATGCTAGGTTCAAATATTCCGGCATTCTCATTGCCGAATGAGCCAGTTTGCAGGTTCGTGCCTCCACCATCAGGCTACCTGCCAGAAATTTTCTTCGCCAACCACCTGGGGACATTTTtactaaagaaaaataaaaatacctcTACTGGACTTGCTCCGAGATACGAAAATGAACCATTTACATAAATCACCCTATTTTGTCGGATGGTACTTTTGcggt encodes:
- the LOC129760285 gene encoding uncharacterized protein LOC129760285, producing the protein MPEAVIEGVHDSDGGIADDALTVGQFLDEVPEKNIQLSKSVCTGWVEELERISTFRCELLLCLDGKILHRIGRFPTGYCRMLGSNIPAFSLPNEPVCRFVPPPSGYLPEIFFANHLGTFLLKKNKNTSTGLAPRYENEPFT